From one Pseudomonas sp. S35 genomic stretch:
- a CDS encoding ABC transporter permease, which translates to MFEDLLQTLGLSALSLKGFGPLLLQGTWMTIKLSVLSLAVSVLLGLLGASAKLSSLPFLRIPAQLYTTLIRGVPDLVLMLLIFYSLQTWLTGLTDFMEWEYIEIDPFSAGVITLGFIYGAYFTETFRGAILAVPRGQLEAATAYGLKRGQRFRYVTFPQMMRFALPGIGNNWMVMLKATALVSIIGLADLVKAAQDAGKSTYQLFYFLVLAALIYLVITSASNFVLRRLERRYSAGSREAVR; encoded by the coding sequence ATGTTCGAAGATCTGTTGCAAACCCTCGGGCTGAGCGCGCTCAGCTTGAAGGGTTTCGGCCCGCTGTTGCTGCAAGGCACCTGGATGACCATCAAGTTGTCGGTGCTGTCCCTGGCCGTCAGCGTATTGCTGGGCCTGCTTGGCGCCAGCGCCAAACTCTCCAGCCTGCCCTTCCTGCGCATTCCCGCCCAGCTCTACACCACCTTGATTCGCGGGGTGCCTGACCTGGTGCTGATGCTGTTGATTTTCTACAGCCTGCAAACCTGGCTCACCGGCCTGACCGATTTTATGGAATGGGAATACATCGAGATCGACCCATTCAGCGCCGGGGTGATCACCCTGGGCTTTATCTACGGTGCGTATTTCACCGAGACGTTTCGCGGCGCGATCCTCGCCGTGCCCCGTGGCCAGTTGGAAGCCGCCACCGCCTATGGGCTCAAGCGCGGTCAGCGGTTTCGCTACGTGACCTTCCCGCAGATGATGCGCTTTGCGCTGCCCGGCATCGGCAACAACTGGATGGTGATGCTCAAGGCCACGGCGCTGGTGTCGATCATCGGCCTGGCGGACTTGGTCAAGGCAGCCCAGGACGCGGGCAAAAGCACTTACCAGCTGTTCTATTTCCTGGTGCTGGCTGCGCTGATCTACCTGGTGATCACCAGCGCTTCCAACTTTGTCTTGCGCCGTCTTGAACGTCGCTACTCCGCAGGCTCCCGAGAGGCAGTGCGATGA